A single genomic interval of Microbulbifer variabilis harbors:
- a CDS encoding aldolase: protein MAETLSMNKSELIERASESMKQHLGVPDWTLREKLALTCRILFAHGHDSGLAGQITARAETTGNYYTQRLGLGFDEITASNLLEVDEDLEVLSGDGMANPANRFHTWIYRARPDVKCIVHSHPIHISALSMLERPLKISHMDACMLYDDIAFLKEWPGVPVGNSEGELIAEAIGDKRAILLAHHGLIIACRSVEEACSMALQCERAAQLQMLAESSGTIQDIKPELGREAHDWILQEKRSQATFAYYARRLLRDIDKSNDNPLG from the coding sequence ATGGCTGAAACACTATCAATGAATAAAAGCGAGCTGATTGAACGCGCCAGCGAATCCATGAAGCAGCATCTGGGCGTGCCCGATTGGACTCTGCGTGAGAAACTTGCGCTCACCTGCCGTATTCTTTTTGCCCACGGACACGACTCCGGTCTGGCCGGACAGATCACCGCCCGAGCAGAAACAACAGGAAATTATTACACCCAGCGCCTGGGCCTGGGTTTTGATGAAATTACCGCGTCCAATTTGCTGGAAGTGGACGAAGATCTCGAAGTCCTTTCCGGCGACGGCATGGCCAACCCTGCCAACCGCTTCCATACTTGGATTTACCGTGCACGCCCGGATGTTAAGTGCATAGTGCACAGCCATCCAATTCATATCTCTGCACTGTCCATGCTGGAGCGCCCACTGAAAATTTCCCACATGGACGCCTGCATGCTGTACGACGACATCGCCTTCCTCAAGGAGTGGCCAGGCGTGCCGGTGGGCAACAGCGAGGGCGAGTTGATTGCTGAAGCGATCGGTGACAAACGCGCTATTCTGCTCGCTCACCACGGCCTGATCATTGCCTGCCGCTCCGTCGAGGAAGCCTGCTCCATGGCCCTCCAGTGCGAGCGCGCCGCCCAGTTGCAAATGCTGGCGGAGTCCTCTGGCACCATTCAGGATATAAAACCGGAACTCGGCCGCGAAGCCCACGACTGGATCCTGCAGGAAAAACGCAGTCAGGCTACCTTCGCTTACTATGCCAGACGCCTGCTGCGGGATATCGACAAAAGCAACGATAATCCGCTTGGCTAA
- a CDS encoding TenA family transcriptional regulator has product MEMQLELLEANKDLLIEQTRAHPFLKRCRDGSITMEELKIFLVQQGIYSSYFVRYLCAMMANLPSNQEVHELAENLMEELGLEPDSPKPHAEIYRETLEHFGLSLENAEILPGTQHLIDTMFQHCRDLRASSGLGALCLGAEALVPDLYSDIVAGFRARGVADEQLTFFLLHIECDDGHAETIRDIMVDIGSKDASQLDVMLDAGRRLVQARQQFFDSIETAYRTSKQSQPQAIPA; this is encoded by the coding sequence ATGGAAATGCAGCTTGAATTACTTGAGGCAAATAAAGATTTACTGATTGAGCAAACTCGTGCTCACCCATTCCTCAAGCGCTGCCGCGATGGCTCTATAACCATGGAAGAGCTGAAAATTTTCCTGGTCCAACAGGGAATTTACAGCAGCTACTTCGTGCGTTACCTGTGTGCGATGATGGCCAACCTCCCCAGTAATCAAGAAGTACATGAGCTGGCTGAAAACCTGATGGAAGAACTGGGTTTGGAACCCGACAGCCCCAAGCCCCACGCTGAGATTTACCGCGAGACTCTCGAGCATTTTGGTCTGAGCTTGGAAAATGCAGAAATTCTGCCGGGCACCCAGCACCTGATCGACACTATGTTCCAACACTGCCGCGACCTGCGTGCCAGCTCGGGACTGGGCGCACTATGCCTGGGCGCAGAGGCACTGGTACCGGACCTTTATAGCGATATCGTAGCCGGCTTCCGCGCCCGCGGCGTGGCAGACGAACAGTTAACTTTCTTTCTGCTGCATATCGAATGCGACGACGGCCATGCTGAGACCATCCGCGATATTATGGTCGATATCGGCAGTAAAGATGCCTCCCAGCTTGATGTCATGCTCGATGCGGGACGCCGTCTGGTGCAGGCCCGCCAACAGTTCTTCGATTCTATCGAAACTGCCTACCGCACCTCGAAACAGAGTCAGCCCCAAGCGATCCCCGCCTAA
- the epmB gene encoding EF-P beta-lysylation protein EpmB produces the protein MIDISEARRWQDELSDLITDPEELIRLLQLDPAQMPWAQRANDKFALRVPRPFLRRIRPADPNDPLLLQVLPGAAELEVVAGYSADPLKEAEANPLPGVVHKYHGRLLFITAGQCAVNCRYCFRREFPYGDNHLNRKQWSAALDYVRAHTELREVILSGGDPLVLNDRQLGWLAGELVQIPHLNKLRVHSRVPIVAPSRITDEMLSWFSQSRLKPVLVLHCNHANEIDAEVRGALLRLREAGVTLLNQAVLLRGVNDSCEALEALSETLFDAGVLPYYLHQLDRVNGAAHFEVSDSVAVEIVEQLRRRLPGYLVPKLVREVPGVASKSPIEACVKPSKVD, from the coding sequence ATGATCGACATCTCCGAAGCCCGCCGCTGGCAGGATGAACTTTCAGACCTGATCACTGATCCCGAAGAGTTGATCCGGTTGCTGCAGCTTGACCCGGCGCAGATGCCTTGGGCGCAACGGGCCAATGACAAGTTTGCTTTACGGGTACCGCGCCCGTTTCTCCGCCGTATACGCCCTGCCGACCCAAATGATCCGCTGTTGTTGCAGGTTTTGCCTGGCGCTGCAGAGTTGGAAGTAGTAGCGGGTTATAGTGCAGACCCGCTAAAAGAAGCTGAGGCGAATCCACTGCCGGGGGTGGTACATAAATATCACGGTCGCCTGCTGTTTATTACAGCGGGACAGTGCGCGGTAAATTGTCGTTACTGCTTTCGCCGGGAATTTCCCTATGGCGATAATCATTTGAATCGCAAACAGTGGTCTGCAGCGCTTGATTATGTGCGCGCACACACAGAGTTGCGCGAGGTGATTTTGAGCGGTGGTGATCCACTGGTATTGAATGATCGCCAACTCGGTTGGCTCGCCGGTGAGCTGGTACAGATCCCCCATCTAAATAAATTGCGCGTGCACAGTCGTGTACCCATTGTGGCGCCTAGCCGCATTACTGATGAAATGCTGTCCTGGTTCAGCCAGTCGCGCCTGAAGCCAGTGCTGGTTTTGCACTGTAATCACGCTAACGAAATTGATGCTGAGGTGCGTGGGGCCCTGCTCAGGTTACGCGAAGCGGGAGTGACTCTGCTAAATCAAGCGGTGTTGCTGCGCGGCGTCAATGATAGCTGCGAAGCCCTGGAGGCCCTCAGTGAAACCCTGTTTGATGCGGGTGTGTTGCCCTATTACCTGCATCAGTTGGACAGGGTCAACGGTGCGGCCCACTTCGAAGTGAGTGATAGCGTGGCAGTGGAAATCGTTGAGCAATTGCGCCGGCGCCTACCGGGTTATTTGGTGCCGAAGCTGGTGCGAGAAGTGCCGGGTGTCGCTTCCAAGTCGCCAATAGAGGCTTGCGTCAAACCTTCTAAAGTCGATTAA